In Bradyrhizobium sp. 200, the sequence CGATGGAGGCAAAGCCGAGCGGCGACATCGACCGCGACTTCGTCGCCATGATGGCGCCGCACCATCAGGGCGCGATCGACATGGCCGTGCTCGAATTGCGTTACGGCAAGAACGAACAACTCCGGCGCATCGCGCAGGAAATCATCGTCAGCCAGATGCAGGAGATCTCGGCGATGAAGCTTGCTATCGGCGAACATATCCCGGCGGCCCTGCCCGCGCCGACGCAAACCAGCCAGGCGCCGGCGACACATCATCACATGAACATGTCGGCAGGCATGAAGAAGTAGGAGCGAAAATGAACTATTCGACCTTGAGAAGCAGCCTGCTGGCCTGCACGATCGTTGCGACATCGACATCGACGGCCGCATGGGCCGGCCAAGCCCCCGGCGCCGCGTCTTCCCTGGACATTCCGATCAGCCATCGCGACCGCGTTTACGCGGCGGAACAGTTTTCGAACACGGTCTCCGTCACCGACCCCGTCGACAACAAGCTGCTCGGCGTGATCCGCCTCGGCGATCCGCAGCCCGGAAATTTCAGCCCGCTCTACAAGGGACAGGTGCTGGTCCATGGCTTGGGCTATTCGCCCGACCACAAGACGCTCGCTGTCGTCTCGATCGGATCGAATTCGGTGACATTCATCGACACCGCGACGAACGCGGTCAAGCACACCACTTATGTCGGCCGTTCGCCGCACGAGGCGTTCTTCACGCCGGATGGAAAGGAAGTCTGGGTCACCGTGCGCGGCGAGAACTACATCAGCGTGATCGACGCCTCGAGTTTTGCCGAGAAGACCCGCATCGAGGTGCCGGCCGGCCCCGGCATGCAGATCTTCTCGCCTGACGGCAAATACGGCTACATCTGCTCGTCCTTCAATCCGGACACGGTCGTGGTGTCGGTCGCCGACCACGCCATCGTGGCGCGCGTGAAGCAGGAAAGCCCGTTCTGCCCGAATATCGCCGCCACGCCTGATGGCGATCAGGTGTGGTTTACACTCAAGGACATCGGCAAGACGCAGGTGTTCAACGCCAGGCCGCCGTTCAATCCGATCAAAACGATCGAGACTGGCCCGATCACCAACCACGTCAACTTCGCGCGCACGCCGAAGGGAACGTTCGCCTATGTCACGATCGGCGGCACCAACGAGGTCAAGGTGTTTCGTACCGACGATTTTTCGCAGGCGGCGACCATTCCGGTCGGCAATCTTCCGCACGGCATCTGGCCCTCCGGCGACGGTACGCGCATCTATGTCGGGCTGGAAAACGCCGACGCCCTTGCCGCGATCGATACCGCCACCAACAAGGTGGTGGCCAACATTCCGATCGGCCAGGCGCCGCAAGCCATCGCCTATGTACCGGGCGCAGCGCCCAATCCGGACGACCGGCAGAATTTGCAAAACCTCGGCGTCGCCGGCCAGGTCGCTCACCTCACCCTCGGCGCGAGGGCTGAAGCGAAAGGCGAAAACCCGCCGACCAGCGTCTCGCTGTTCGATCAGGGCCTGATCCAGATATTGCAGGCGTCGGTGACCGGCCTGCAGCCGAAACAGCGCTACGTGCTGGCGCTGGCCGATCAGATCGACGGAAGCGGACGGCTGCAGCCGCTCGCCGCCTTCATGACCAACCCTGCGGGCGCAGCCATCGTCAACGCGACCGGGCCCATCCGACAGATCGTCCAGAATTCCGCCAAGGCCGAGCGGCGATATCTGGTGATCGCGCCCGGAGAGCCCTCGAAGTACGGGGATGCCGTGCAGGTCCAGACCCCATGAACGACATGCTGCACCTGGTCGAACCGGTGATACCAGCCCTGCGCCGCTATGCGCGGGCGCTGGTCCGCAATCGCGCCACCGCCGACGATCTGGTGCAGGATTGCCTGGAGCGGGCTGTCCGCCATTGGCACGCGCGGCGCGAAGGCGATCCGCGCCCGTGGCTGTTCACGATCCTGCATAACCTTGCAGTCAACCAATTCCGCCGCTCGGCGCGCCGGGGCAAGCACATCGCCATCGACGAGGCCAATGAAGATGATTTCGGGCAGGACGCCGTGCAGGAACAGAAATTGATTTACCAGGATGTCCTCGACAAGCTTGCGCGGCTGCCGGAAGACCAGCGCGCCGTGCTGCTGCTGGTCGCGGTGGAAGACCTGTCCTATGCCGACACCGCCAGGGTGCTCGACATTCCCATCGGCACCGTCATGTCGCGCCTGTCGCGGGCGCGCGAAAAATTGCAGCAGGAAATCGAAGGGACCGCAGATGGCGCACCGAAGAACGTGGTGCAGTTGCGGAGCATGAAATGAGCAATCGGCCCATCACGGAAGACGATCTCCACGCCTATGTGGATGGCGTTCTGGAACCCGAGCGAGAGGCGGAAGTCACCAGCTATCTGGAAGGCCACCCCGACATGGCCCGGCGCGTCGCCACCTTTTCGGATCAGCGCGATCTGCTGCGCGAGGCATTGGCGCCGATTGCAGACGAGCCCTTGCCGTCGCGGTTCAATTTGTCAGGGATGATCGAGAACCGGCGGCGGCGTCCCTCGCGGGCCTGGTTGGCGATCGCGGCGATGCTGTTGTTGAGCATTGGCGGTCTCGGTGGCTGGATGATGCGTGGCAGCTTGCAAGCCTCGTCCGGCGGACTTGCTGCGCTCGCGCAGGAAGCCGCTTATTCGTACAGCGTCTATGCGCCGGACCGTGTCCGGCCGGTCGAGATGCGGGCATCGGACAGCGCGCAAATGGTGCAGTGGGTGTCGAACCGCCTGAAGCAACCAGTGAAGCTGCCGGACCTGACGGGATCGGGCTATCGCCTGATGGGCGGGCGGCTGATCGCGACGTCGCATGGTCCCGCTGCGATGTTCATGTATGACGACGATCGCGGCGAGCGGCTCGTCGTGCTGACGCGCCCGATGGCA encodes:
- a CDS encoding DUF305 domain-containing protein; amino-acid sequence: MLQFLKPGLGTAIFGLRLLVAFAAPPLVLAVFAHEAHPPAEQAATSDESAFLVENEAAMNKMMTAMEAKPSGDIDRDFVAMMAPHHQGAIDMAVLELRYGKNEQLRRIAQEIIVSQMQEISAMKLAIGEHIPAALPAPTQTSQAPATHHHMNMSAGMKK
- a CDS encoding YncE family protein is translated as MNYSTLRSSLLACTIVATSTSTAAWAGQAPGAASSLDIPISHRDRVYAAEQFSNTVSVTDPVDNKLLGVIRLGDPQPGNFSPLYKGQVLVHGLGYSPDHKTLAVVSIGSNSVTFIDTATNAVKHTTYVGRSPHEAFFTPDGKEVWVTVRGENYISVIDASSFAEKTRIEVPAGPGMQIFSPDGKYGYICSSFNPDTVVVSVADHAIVARVKQESPFCPNIAATPDGDQVWFTLKDIGKTQVFNARPPFNPIKTIETGPITNHVNFARTPKGTFAYVTIGGTNEVKVFRTDDFSQAATIPVGNLPHGIWPSGDGTRIYVGLENADALAAIDTATNKVVANIPIGQAPQAIAYVPGAAPNPDDRQNLQNLGVAGQVAHLTLGARAEAKGENPPTSVSLFDQGLIQILQASVTGLQPKQRYVLALADQIDGSGRLQPLAAFMTNPAGAAIVNATGPIRQIVQNSAKAERRYLVIAPGEPSKYGDAVQVQTP
- a CDS encoding RNA polymerase sigma factor, with translation MNDMLHLVEPVIPALRRYARALVRNRATADDLVQDCLERAVRHWHARREGDPRPWLFTILHNLAVNQFRRSARRGKHIAIDEANEDDFGQDAVQEQKLIYQDVLDKLARLPEDQRAVLLLVAVEDLSYADTARVLDIPIGTVMSRLSRAREKLQQEIEGTADGAPKNVVQLRSMK
- a CDS encoding anti-sigma factor, giving the protein MSNRPITEDDLHAYVDGVLEPEREAEVTSYLEGHPDMARRVATFSDQRDLLREALAPIADEPLPSRFNLSGMIENRRRRPSRAWLAIAAMLLLSIGGLGGWMMRGSLQASSGGLAALAQEAAYSYSVYAPDRVRPVEMRASDSAQMVQWVSNRLKQPVKLPDLTGSGYRLMGGRLIATSHGPAAMFMYDDDRGERLVVLTRPMASEQSAPMAPHSGGDLSGFAWADGGMGYSLVGQAATDTLKPIANEVRRQACKI